The DNA window ATGAGATTGAAGACTACGGTTAGTTCCAATTGTGAATGCGGCCATGAAAAACGGGACCACGCTATCCCGCCTTTGGGCACCCAAGGTTATGGCGCATGCAAAGTTTGTCTTTGCAACCGCTACACCAAAGTGACCTCCGTCGGACTCGCCGCCATCAACGCCGTCAGCCACTGACGATGCGCGTATCCTACTGTGTCACTAGCCGGGGTAACCGGGCGGGAGCACAATGCAGTGGTGCCTTTCACTCCGGACCAAGAGCGTCGCAAGCACAACCGCCTTCCGCTTTCTTTTGCGTTTTTCGTGCGTGGCACCAATCACGAGGGAAAGCCCTTCCGGGAGCTGCTCACCGCGCTCAATGTAAGCTCCGGGGGAATGCTGGCGCTGGCGTCGCCCAAATTTGTTCCTGCAGGCCATGTCCAGATCGATCTTCCCGTCGGCGGCAAGGGCGAGGAACCTCGGCCGACCCATCGCGAACTATGGGCCGACGTGGTGCGCATCGAGCAGCGCTCCCGCTATAAGCTGGTGGGACTGAGGTTTCAACGCGCGCTCGTTTGACCGAACAAACATCTTTTTTCCCGAACACAGCGCCTGCCGTACAGTTCAGGCTTTCGCGAAGAACTCGACGATTTGCCGCTCCGCCCAACGTCCGTCGTCGCCATTGTCGTCGCCCACGAACGCACAGTGGCCGCCGTGCTCGGTCTCGACGAAATGCACCTTCGTATTCTCTTCCAGCGCGGTTCGCGTCTCGGGAAGAATGCGGATAAACGGGTCATCCTTGGCGTGGATCACCAGCGTCGGCACCGCTATCCGGGGCACCAGCGGAGATGCGCTGGCGCGGCGGTAGTAATCTTCCGCGCCCGAAAAACCGCAGTAGCGTGCCGTTACCTCATCATCGAAGTCACGGATGCTGCGTAACGCGCGCCAGCCCGGACGCCGATACACGCCCGGAAACAGCCGCGCCTTGCGCCCGATGCTCCGCCACAGCGACACCAGGAAACGCCACTCGTAGATCCTGTTGGACCATCGGTGCAGTTCCGCCGCGCTCGCCGCCAAATCGATTCCCGGACAAACCGCGGCGAAGGCCTTCACCTCGCGTGGCGGGCCGCTGCCCCACTCCCCGGCCAATTTCAGCACCATGTTGCCGCCCATGGAAAACCCGGCAACGGCGACGCGCGACAGTTGGTCTGCGGAAATCAGCTCGTTCACCACCGCTCCCACGTCACTGGAAATGCCCGAGTGATACAGGGTCGGCGCAAGCTGTTCGGTGCCTCCGCAACTGCGCACGTTCATCCGCACCACGTTCATGCCCGCCGCCCATGCCTTGCTTCCGGTGCCGATCACGTAATTCGAATCGCTCGATCCTTCCAGGCCATGCACGATGACGGCGGTTGTCGCCTCACCACGCTCCCGCTGCCAGTGGCACTCGCAGCGCACCTGCACGCCCTCTTCCACGGAGAACAGGCGACGCTCGGGTGGAGGCAGCAGGTTTCGCCGCGGCAAAAAATGCCCGGCGAGCGTCTGCGCATGTCCGCCCCGCAGCCAGCGCCGTGGCACAAATCGGTCGCGATCGCTGGCCTGGGATGACATTCCTGCGTTGCTGAATTTTTCCGGCGGCACTTATAATGGAATGCAGCGCACCAGCAAAAGTTTTGCGATCGCCGCCCCGTGGCGGCACGCACGGTCAATATGCCCATATTTGAGTACATCTGCAAGGACTGCAAGAAGCCGTTCGAGGCGCTGATCATTGGCTCGCGGCGGCCGGAATGTCCCGGTTGTCACGGCCAGAACCTGGCGCAACAGATTTCCGTGTTCTCCGTCGGCGCACCCCGCAGCTACACCAGCGGCAATGCCGCCCCCGCCTGCGGAGCCGGCGCTTCTACTTGAGGCCTTTCCCGCGGGCCGGGCGCCTGCTGCATGGAATAAGGCCACAAGGCCTCCCTCGCCGTTTTCCAGAATTGATCGCCCGCGTTGCGTGTCTATTAGTTTAATATTGAACTACTTCCTGAATCGCGATTCAACGTTAAAGCATCTTATCGGGCGGAGGCGCTTATGATTACGGTTCGTCCCGCATCCGAACGCGGCCACTTCGACCATGGATGGCTGAACACCTATCACACCTTTTCTTTCGCCGATTATCACGACCCGAAACATACCCATTTTCGCGCCCTGCGCGTCATCAACGAAGACACGGTCCAGCCGGGCGGAGGTTTCGGCACCCACCCGCACCGCGACATGGAGATCATCACTTACATCCTACAAGGCGGGCTCGCCCACAAGGACAGCATGGGCAATGGCTCGACCATCGTTCCCGGCGATGTGCAGCGTATGAGCGCCGGCACTGGAGTCCTGCACAGCGAGTTCAACCACTCGCCCGACGAGTTGGTCCACCTGCTGCAGATCTGGATCTTTCCCGACCAGCACGGCCTCAAGCCCAGCTACGAACAGAAGAGCTTTTCGGCCGGAGACAAGCTGAACCGTCTGCGCCTGGTCGCGTCGCCGGAGGCCAGCGACGGCTCGGTCACCATCCACTCGGACGCCCGCGTGTACGGCTCTGTGCTCGAAGCCGGAAAGAGCGTGAAGCACGAACTGGCCAAGGGCCGCGGCGCGTGGGTGCAGGTCATCCGCGGCGAGATTGAGGTGAACGGCAAGAAACTTGCAGCCGGCGATGGCGCCAGCATCGAAAATGAAAGCATGCTGGCCATTACCGGACAATCAGGAAGCTCCGAGTTCCTGCTGTTCGACCTTGCCTAATGTGAAGGGACGCTTTGAACGGCCTTTCCGATGGCGATCGTAGAGGCCGCCACGAATCCGGAACCCCGCTGCCATCATCCATAGGACATGAGCAGCCTTCACTTTGTTCGCGGAGAACACCAAACATCTTTCTCTGCTCCCCCAATTGAATCTTCGGACGCTGAACTTCTCGATGCCTACTCGCGCGCGGTTACCTCAGCGGCCGAGCGCGTCGTGCCGGCGGTCGTGCACATTACGGTGACGTCGAGGCTGCGACGGGCCGGCGCGGAGGTGGAACGCGCTGCCGGTTCGGGTTCCGGTTTCATCTTTACTCCCGACGGCCTGATCCTGACCAATAGCCATGTGGTTCACGGCGCCTCCCGCATTGAAGTACAGGTTTCCGACGGCCGGCACATGCCCGCGGTCCTGATCGGCGATGATCCCGGGACCGACCTTGCCGTGGTCCGCGTCGAAGGCACGGGGCTCCCGTTCGTGACCCTGGGAAATTCCAAGCGCCTGCAGGTCGGCCAGTTGGTGATCGCCATTGGCAGCCCTTTCGGCTTTCAACACACCGTAACGGCCGGAGTGGTAAGCGGCCTTGGACGCACTCTGCGCTCGCGTTCCGGACGGCTGATCTCCGACGTTTTGCAAACCGACGCTGCGCTCAACCCCGGTAACTCCGGGGGACCGCTGGTCAACTCACGCGGCGAAGTAGTCGGCGTGAATACGGCGACCATATTGCCGGCGCAGGGAATCTGCTTCGCCATCGGCATCAACACCGCGCAGTACGTGGCGGCGCGATTGATCCGCGATGGCCGCATCCGGCGCGCCTACATCGGCGTCGTCGGCCAGACGGTGCCGCTGGCGCGCAAACTCAGGCTGTTTCACAATGTCGAGCAGGAATCGGCCATCCTGGTGCAGTCGGTGGAAAACGGGAGCCCCGCGGAGCGCGCCGGAGTGCGCGCCGGAGACCTGCTGCTCAGCTTCGCCGGGGGCGTGCTCGCCGGCATTGACGACCTGCAGCGCGAACTTAGCGATGAACGTATTGAGCGCGCCGCGGATCTGCTGATCCTGCGCGGCGTGGAGCGTGTGCAGGCGAAGATTACGCCGGAAGAATATCGAAACGAGTAGCGTGCTCAGCGCTTCTGGTCGCCATTGCGATCCGCGGCGACGGTCGTTCCGAGTTTGCGAGCCAGCGCTGCAAGTGTCTCCTGCTCGGACGGAGTGAGCGCCGACATCAAGTCCACCATCCGCTCCAGATGCTTGGGGAACAGCTGCGCGATAAGCCTCCTTCCCTTCGCAGTAATTGCAACCAGGTAATAGCGCTTGTCGGCGGCCTGGCGGGTGCGCGTCACCAGCCCCCGCCTTTCCAGGTTTCTGACTACCATGGTCAGGTTGCCGCTGGTTTTCAGGATCTTGCGCGCCAACTCGCCGAGACACAGCGAACCGATGTGGTAAAGCGCTTCCAGCACGCCGAACTGGCTGGGAGTCAGTCCCGCAGACTCCACTTGCGACATGAGCAAGGAATCCACTGTGTCGGCGGCCCGCAGCAGCTTGACGTAAACGTTGAGCGCGCGTTCCTGCCGGGCGGTGCCATGAAAGTGTTTCATCTCAGCCTTGCGGATCGTAAGTATGGTTCAATATTAAACCATTTCACCAGGACCGCGCGAAGGGAAGCAAGGGCGTTCGTTTGGCACCTGCAGCTGAACTTGGAGTTACCTTCTCTCCTGGTACACGGTTTCTCGCTCACGCACCGGCAGGGGCACGCGACGCCAAAAGAACGTGCGCGCCAGGAACATCAGCAGCAGCACGCCGCCGAACGTGCATACGATCGTCGCGCCCGTCGGCAGGTCCATCCAGACAGAGAAGTAACAACCAAGCGCCGAAACCAGCGTGCCCATGGTCCAACCGATGGCCAGGCGCGGGCCGATGCGGTCGGCAAAAAGCATGGCGCCAACCGAGGGCACCACCAGATAACAAAAGACGAGCAGCACACCGGCGATGGCGACCGAAGAGGTGACGACAAATCCGAATGATGCGTAAAAAAGAAAATCCCACAGCCCGATCGAAATGCCGGACTGCTCCGCCAATTTCGGGTCGGTGGAGATGAGCAGGAACTTGCGCCGGAAGATGTAATGAAAAAGCCCGATGGCGCCGTAAAGTACGGCGGTCTTGATGACCTCCGGACGCGAAACGGCGAGAATGTTGCCCACCAGCATGTCCTTGAGGTGCTCTGTTTCTCCGGTCGCTTTGCTCATCGCGAGAATGGCGGCGGCGGAAGCCACGGCGTAAGTGATGCCGATGAAAGCTTCCAGCGGAATGCGTCCGCGGTGTGCGCGCACCAGTGCGAAGATGCCGGCGCCGAGGAACGTGAAGGCGAGACTGATCCAATAGGCCCCGCCGCCGTGCGGATCCATGCCGGCCAGGATTGCGATGGTGGCGCCCAGCGCGGCAATCTGCGCCAGCGCCAGGTCCACGAAGATGACTCCGCGCTCGACAACATGCACCCCAAGGTAGGCGTGAATGCCGGTCAAGATCAGGCTGGCAAGAAATGGCAAAATCAGGAACGAGAGAATCAACATCTATGGTTCACCTGTGTCGAGCATTCCGACTGGCGATCGTTTATTTTGTCGCGTTGAACGCCTTGGTCAATAACCCGATATCGTAATCGAAGAGCTTGAAATAGTTGTCGATTCCCTTTTCGCCGCCGACGGAAGGCAGCAACACCAGCACCTGCGCGCCGGTTTCGCGGCCGATGCTGTTCGGCGTCTTCAGGTCGAAGTAGGGTTCCACCAGCACTAACTTAACATTGTCGCGCTTCATCATCTGGATCAGTTCCAGCGTGTGCTGGGGCGTCGGCGGAATGCCGGGGCGGGGCTCGATGTATCCCACCACGTTGAGTCCGAAGTGCTTGGAAAAGTTCGTCCAGGAGTTGTGATAGGTGACCACCTTGCGCCCGCGAAATGGCCCCATCTGGTCGTCCCAGTTTTTCTCGGCCGCGGTAAGGCGCTTTTCGAAATCGGCCAGCCGCTGCTGGAAATAGGAACTGTCCTGGGGATCAAGTTCGCCCAGTTTGGCGGCGATCCCCTTCGCCACACGCCGGCCATTGTCGGGATTGAGCCAGTAGTGCGGGTTTCCGAGTGGGTGGACGTCGCCCATGGCGCGTGTGACTTGGCCGGTAGGAATTTCCAGTATCTCGGCAAACTGCGACGCATCGAGGTAGCCCGGTGCGCCGACTTGCACGCGAGGATTGCCGCTTTGCGTGATCAGCGGCGGCAGCCATCCGATTTCCAGTTGCAGCCCGACGCTGATCAGCAGGTCGGCATTGCGCAGCTTCAACAGAAAACTCGGCTTCGCTTCCACGAAGTGCGGGTCCTGGTAACCCTTGGCAATCGCTTCAATGTTGATGCGGTCGCCTCCGACTTCCTGCGCCAGCGCGGCAAGATCGGTGGTCGAAGTGACCACATTGAGTTTTTTCGCGAACGCCAGGGGAGCACCGAAGATCAGGACCGCCGCGATCGAAATTACAAGATAACGCTTCATTTCTTTCTCCATATATGGCAACCGGCTGCTAAGCAATCAGAGCCGGGCACTGTCTTAAAACGGGTGCGCACCGTGTGCGCCCAGTGAAAACTGCAACTGCATGAGGAACTCGTGCGCGTCCAGGTGCTCGGCATAGCGCGTCAGCCGGTACTGCCCGCGAATCTGGCTAAACTCGCTGGGCCAATAGGTAAGCACGAGCGAGGTGCCGCTGTCGGTGAGGCCATCGTTGTGGGACCGGTCGGAGCGGTCATAGCGCGCTCCGCCGAACCACCGCCTTCCGAACTGGTAATCGCCCGCGGCATACCAACCGAAGGAGCGCTGCAGCCGCGGCATCTGCTCGCGTCGGCTCCAGATGAACTCGCTGCGCCCGACGAACGAATGGTAGATAGATCTGCGCAGCGGCTTCCATCGCAGGGTAGCGTCCACGCCGTAAAGCTGGGTCAGGAAACTGCTGCCGAGATCGTTGTGACCGCGCGCGTAGGAAGCGCCAATATCGATGTTGGTCGACTCGCTGATATCGCGATAGCCGCGCAGGTGTGCGACCGCGCTCACGTCACTGCGTTTGCTCGAGGTAAACACATCCGCCGAATCGCCGCGTAACACCTGCCCGGTAGCTTCCAGGAACAGGCCCTTGGGCGCGGGCAGGATGCGCGTCAGCGACAGGCCGGCGTCATTAATGCCGTCCTCGCCACCCGCCAGGCTGTTGGTAACCAGCGGCCGGTCTATCCAGGGCAGCACGTGATTGTGCAGCGTGTTCACCTTGCCGAAGGCCGCACGCATCTTGCCGCCGCGTAACACGAATCCCGCCGGCAGCGCCGTGAACGTGATGTAGCCCTCTTCCAGGTTCACGCCTTGTTCTCCGAAGGAGATGAAGAAGTCGCCGCGGGCGTAGGGATCGACAATCGCCTGGAACCCGACTTCCGATTCATGCATCTGGAAGGCCGGCGTTTGCAGCAGCGGGTTATGTCCCATGGAACCGATGAAGTCGCCGATCACACTGATGTCTGGGTTCAGCGCCTTGGCTGCGGCCGAAGCTCCCCCATAAACAGGCAACGTAGCCGCCGGCTGTGTCCCGGCAACCTGCGCGGGCGTCTCTGCTGCCGCTCCGACCGGTGCCGCTGGCGCAGGCACCGCGGTGGCGGGCGTGGCGGCGGTCGCGGCCTGCGCTTGTTGCGCCTTCAACGTGCGCACCTGCCCTTCCAGGGCGATGATGCGTTCCTCCAACGCCTTGATGCGATCGTCCTGGCTCTGCTGCGCCGGCGCGGCCAGGGGAACTGCTATGCAAGCAAATATTAGAAGTGCAGCGCCCGATATGCGGTAACGCATGGTGAGCCTCCTCAAGTATCAGAAACGTGGCCGCCGGTCTCATGAACCGGACACAGTGCTCCGGCAGGTACCGGAAGAAAAGGGGCCTGGGAGGTTAGACCTGGGGCGGAGGCCGGGTGTAGCAGGTAAGCATTGCCGCCGACTCATAGGAGCCGGCATTTTCGGGCGGCAACGGCGTCGCGCACGTGAAGCGCGGGAGGGGCACGGCGGCAACGGCAATGATGGTTACCGGCAAGTGTGCCGCGAGGCACAACAGGCAATGATGCGGCGCCTGAGGAGCGGTCTCCAGCGGGTTCACGGGGCCGTGGACGTGGAGCGCGTCGTAGCTGCTGACGCATATCAGCAGGAGGCACACAACGGCCGCAAATCTGATCAGGCGCGCATTACGGCGTGCCTGCAGCGACAAAAACGTGGATTGTGCGATCCTCACCAGCGGTATTGTAAACCCTCTCATTCAGAAGAAGTTCCGGAGCAGGGTTGCTGGAACAGATGCGCGCCGGCGGCGAAAGTTGCGCAAACCGAGTGGCCCATGGCGCCCGGCGGATTGTGCTACGCTGCCCGGCATGGAGCCGGTTTCGAAGCGGGCGAAGCAGTTGATCAGCAGCAAGGCCGAGCGGTTTACCGAGTCGGTGATCCGCGAGATGACTCGCCAGGCGATGCTCTACGGCGCCATCAACCTCGCCCAAGGATTTCCTGATTTCGCCGCCCCCGAGGAAATCAAGCGCGCCGCCCAGGAAGCAATCGCCGCCGACATCAACCAATACGCCATCACCTGGGGCGCTAAGCCTCTGCGCGAAGCAATCGCGCGCCAGATGCAAAAATGGCAAGGGATCGCGGTTGATCCGGAACTCGAGATCACCGTCTGCTGCGGCTCGACCGAGGCCATGATTGCGGTCATGCTCGCCATCACTAATCCTGGCGATGAGGTCGTCATCTTCGAGCCCTTCTATGAAAACTACGGCCCGGACACCGTCCTCTCCGGCGCGCAGCCGCGGTTTGTGAAGCTGCATCCGCCCGTCGGCGACGGCGAGTGGCAGTTCGACGAGCGCGAACTGCGCGCGGCATTCAACGACCGCACCAAGGCGATCATCCTCAACACCCCGAACAATCCTACCGGCAAAGTGTTCACGCGGTCAGAACTGGAAGTGATCCGCGACTTGTGCCTCGAATTCGACGTGCTTGCCATTACCGACGAAATTTACGAGCACATCATTTTCGACCGCGCCGAGCACATCTCCATGGCGAGGCTGGACGGCATGCGCGATCGCACCATCACCATCAATGGCATGTCCAAAACCTACAGCGTGACGGGATGGCGCGTCGGATGGGCTGTGGCACAGCCCGTGCTGACCAATGCCATCCGGAAGGTGCACGATTTCCTGACCGTGGGAGCAGCGGCGCCGCTGCAGGCTGCCGGCGCTGTCGCGCTCAGCTTGCCCGACTTGTATTACCAGAACCTCGCGACATCCTACGGCGCTCGCCGCGACCGGCTTTTGCCGACCCTGCGACAGGCCGGCTTCAACGTCTTTGTGCCCCGCGGCGCGTACTACATCATGACGGACATCGCGCGCTTCGGTTACGACGATGACGTAAGCTTCGCCCGCCATCTGGTGAAAGA is part of the Terriglobales bacterium genome and encodes:
- a CDS encoding PilZ domain-containing protein, with the translated sequence MPFTPDQERRKHNRLPLSFAFFVRGTNHEGKPFRELLTALNVSSGGMLALASPKFVPAGHVQIDLPVGGKGEEPRPTHRELWADVVRIEQRSRYKLVGLRFQRALV
- a CDS encoding alpha/beta fold hydrolase, whose translation is MSSQASDRDRFVPRRWLRGGHAQTLAGHFLPRRNLLPPPERRLFSVEEGVQVRCECHWQRERGEATTAVIVHGLEGSSDSNYVIGTGSKAWAAGMNVVRMNVRSCGGTEQLAPTLYHSGISSDVGAVVNELISADQLSRVAVAGFSMGGNMVLKLAGEWGSGPPREVKAFAAVCPGIDLAASAAELHRWSNRIYEWRFLVSLWRSIGRKARLFPGVYRRPGWRALRSIRDFDDEVTARYCGFSGAEDYYRRASASPLVPRIAVPTLVIHAKDDPFIRILPETRTALEENTKVHFVETEHGGHCAFVGDDNGDDGRWAERQIVEFFAKA
- a CDS encoding zinc ribbon domain-containing protein, producing MPIFEYICKDCKKPFEALIIGSRRPECPGCHGQNLAQQISVFSVGAPRSYTSGNAAPACGAGAST
- a CDS encoding pirin family protein, coding for MITVRPASERGHFDHGWLNTYHTFSFADYHDPKHTHFRALRVINEDTVQPGGGFGTHPHRDMEIITYILQGGLAHKDSMGNGSTIVPGDVQRMSAGTGVLHSEFNHSPDELVHLLQIWIFPDQHGLKPSYEQKSFSAGDKLNRLRLVASPEASDGSVTIHSDARVYGSVLEAGKSVKHELAKGRGAWVQVIRGEIEVNGKKLAAGDGASIENESMLAITGQSGSSEFLLFDLA
- a CDS encoding trypsin-like peptidase domain-containing protein, yielding MPAVVHITVTSRLRRAGAEVERAAGSGSGFIFTPDGLILTNSHVVHGASRIEVQVSDGRHMPAVLIGDDPGTDLAVVRVEGTGLPFVTLGNSKRLQVGQLVIAIGSPFGFQHTVTAGVVSGLGRTLRSRSGRLISDVLQTDAALNPGNSGGPLVNSRGEVVGVNTATILPAQGICFAIGINTAQYVAARLIRDGRIRRAYIGVVGQTVPLARKLRLFHNVEQESAILVQSVENGSPAERAGVRAGDLLLSFAGGVLAGIDDLQRELSDERIERAADLLILRGVERVQAKITPEEYRNE
- a CDS encoding MarR family transcriptional regulator; translation: MKHFHGTARQERALNVYVKLLRAADTVDSLLMSQVESAGLTPSQFGVLEALYHIGSLCLGELARKILKTSGNLTMVVRNLERRGLVTRTRQAADKRYYLVAITAKGRRLIAQLFPKHLERMVDLMSALTPSEQETLAALARKLGTTVAADRNGDQKR
- a CDS encoding metal ABC transporter permease; this encodes MLILSFLILPFLASLILTGIHAYLGVHVVERGVIFVDLALAQIAALGATIAILAGMDPHGGGAYWISLAFTFLGAGIFALVRAHRGRIPLEAFIGITYAVASAAAILAMSKATGETEHLKDMLVGNILAVSRPEVIKTAVLYGAIGLFHYIFRRKFLLISTDPKLAEQSGISIGLWDFLFYASFGFVVTSSVAIAGVLLVFCYLVVPSVGAMLFADRIGPRLAIGWTMGTLVSALGCYFSVWMDLPTGATIVCTFGGVLLLMFLARTFFWRRVPLPVRERETVYQERR
- a CDS encoding metal ABC transporter substrate-binding protein, with product MKRYLVISIAAVLIFGAPLAFAKKLNVVTSTTDLAALAQEVGGDRINIEAIAKGYQDPHFVEAKPSFLLKLRNADLLISVGLQLEIGWLPPLITQSGNPRVQVGAPGYLDASQFAEILEIPTGQVTRAMGDVHPLGNPHYWLNPDNGRRVAKGIAAKLGELDPQDSSYFQQRLADFEKRLTAAEKNWDDQMGPFRGRKVVTYHNSWTNFSKHFGLNVVGYIEPRPGIPPTPQHTLELIQMMKRDNVKLVLVEPYFDLKTPNSIGRETGAQVLVLLPSVGGEKGIDNYFKLFDYDIGLLTKAFNATK
- a CDS encoding aminotransferase class I/II-fold pyridoxal phosphate-dependent enzyme, which produces MEPVSKRAKQLISSKAERFTESVIREMTRQAMLYGAINLAQGFPDFAAPEEIKRAAQEAIAADINQYAITWGAKPLREAIARQMQKWQGIAVDPELEITVCCGSTEAMIAVMLAITNPGDEVVIFEPFYENYGPDTVLSGAQPRFVKLHPPVGDGEWQFDERELRAAFNDRTKAIILNTPNNPTGKVFTRSELEVIRDLCLEFDVLAITDEIYEHIIFDRAEHISMARLDGMRDRTITINGMSKTYSVTGWRVGWAVAQPVLTNAIRKVHDFLTVGAAAPLQAAGAVALSLPDLYYQNLATSYGARRDRLLPTLRQAGFNVFVPRGAYYIMTDIARFGYDDDVSFARHLVKDVGVAVVPGSSFYSNPRDGARQVRFAFCKRDQTLDAAAERLRKIG